The Gossypium raimondii isolate GPD5lz chromosome 2, ASM2569854v1, whole genome shotgun sequence genome segment tggattattttcattttttcttaataCAAATAACATTGGATTTTTCTTCATAAAGTAGTTTATtcttttagggtaaactatattgtaaatttaatttttttttgttattaaattatgaaaaaatataaaatggtaATCCAATTAatcgtattttaatttatttatttattgttaacaATCGTTAATTTCTTTCTAAAAACTTAATCCCTAACTTTTACATATtgtataattgtaaaattatacaaaatataccCATTCATCAAACTACAGAAAGctgtaaaatagaaaattatagaaCCAAATATTTCAATCTATAAAAAATGTTAGAACTTGTCTAAGCTCCAAAGATCCACCAGCTTAACATGGAAACAAACAGATGAAAAACTAATTTACTAACAAGACACACTCAAATGCCATTTAAGCATAACAAATTTGACCCACAAAGAaatccaaataataaaaaattgtttatagcTGGAAACCACCATATCTCTCTATCTCtcaatttacataaaaaaaaatgaattacaatgtcatttactattttactaattcaatatcaattttaaagatTCATTTTATTATGTTACTTGAAAATGAAGTATAAGAGTGTAGCAACAACATATTTAAATTCTAGGCCTATGGTTGGGTTTGGATTTTGAATTATGGATTTTGATAAATAACAATAGAGAAAATGgtgaggaaaaggaaaaaatgttttcttaaaactattataaaatttaagtttcaaattttagagatataaaattatttcaaaattttttaaaataaaaataaaaaagttagaaTGAAACCAAATTACTCCATGTTTCGGTTATCCTGGTGACAAAagagaaactaaaataaaattaagaaacctgccatatttttttcttttgaaaattactAGACCTGACCTtttataactaataaaataaatttaatttaatattataataattttgattttcataatcatatatctattgtttatttaattgtttcaaaataCCCTACGTATATAGTTAAAGTTTTGATGATTGAAACATCAACAATTATTGGACTTACATCTTATTCAATATATAAtacttcatttaatttaataatgattataaatatcttttatatttagaaaccaaaatctatttaattttttaagtcttaaaatgaaattttcatttataattgaaatttcaattttttatccaaataaaaagtcacaaatttcaaaactaCACACTTTGATTCAAAGTACAATGCTaaacataaactttaattttgtttaattttatacttcaaatattaatttaattcatttttcgtAAATTATTAACTCAATTATCAATATaacactattttaaatatacataatgcaatacaaataattatatatatatatatatatataatataataaattgatataattattcttttaaatctATACAATTAAATCGAAATTAAAGATAATTGTatcaaatcaaagtttatgtgtagttttaaaatttattcaaataaaatatattatttttcaaattttctatttttaattcatatagtGAAtcctttaattcttttttaaaaagaatattttaattatcaaatacaATAAACCTTACATGAAGAAACCAATTTATTTCTGTTAAAGCTCAAGTAAATATAAAGTACCTTGAGAATATATTTAAccacataaaagattaaattctatttacttactactataaaatattgaaattatagcAAGCTTCCTCAAACTTTAGAATGTTTTAAATGATCAAAGACAAGAAATTATTAAACAGCTTTCACGAACCGTAAATTACTGAATAATATCTCGTTAGAACACGTATTTATGTCGGTGTATATTGCTGAATGTGCACGTGTATACAACATAAAAATGATCAAtgaatgaacaaaattttcttcGTGACTGCTAAAACCAATCATAGTTTTCATACCCATCCTTTGCCAATGGGGGATTTCAAGCACCGACTTACAGTGAGTTGCAAAAATTTATCTTTGCTTACCTAAAAGGAGTTCTTCATGTGTGAAAATGGTCGATCAGATGTTGGATTACGTCCGCACCTTCTGTATGCATAAATTCATCTTTAACCTGCAAAATGTGCAGAGTAGGAATTAGCACAtcaaaacaaacttaaaagcATAAATGATCTCATGCATGAATATAAACCATTGGTAGTACCCAATGAATGGATAGAGATTCATAGAGAAAGAGAGGGCAACCTGTATGACACTGTGAGCAGCAAACCTCAGTCGACTGTTGTGAAAACTAACATCTACTTTTTCCCATGAAACTCGGGATAGGCCTCTAACCAGTTCCTCTGCACAACATTATTGGATTAATGGAGTTGTACAATCTGGAAACACTAAAGAAAGTAACATATGGTAATAGGAGGAAAAAGCATTCAAGTAAGGTTACTTGGTCATGGAAATTCATTAAGAAACAGAAAACCATTTAGATGCAATGGAAATTAAATTCATAAGGATAAGGCAACAAATTCACTAAAAGTCGGACAGAAGAAAGCTgaacactttttttttccttccatgGTAAAAAGGAGACCAAAGCCTAAGAGGAATTAGTGAAGGAGCATTTGTGAATGTTGGGGATTAAACCTTGCTGGAACCCAACTTCCTAAGTTGAACCATTTGCGCTAAGGCTCGGATTGAGAGAAACACAACATAAGataaaaagtttattttgggaaagcAAGCTAGTGAACTTTGAATGCTGAAGACAACCAgaaaaagcaaacaaaacaaaagtaacATTCCATCTCAAGTCAGAAACTAAGTCTGTATACCTTCTAGCTTGTCAGATGAGCCATCATCCTCTGTTGAAATAGTTTCATACTGTTCAGAATCACATGCCTTGCAGTGCTCTTCATACACAATATGTGGATACTTTTCATTTAGAGACTCCCCCCACTAATAACATTACAGAACTGGTCATTAATAACCAAAAGAGTAGtaaatatgaactaaattgtaaaaagttctCAAAGATGATAATACCTTTGGCAGTTCACTTTCCCGTCTTATTGATGATGTTCTCCAGCCCACAATatctaatgaatattttattaacagaaaacaaataaaattcagCACAGATCTGGAATGGGtgacaaaaaaattgaacagATCATGGGGAAAGGATACGATCATAGCCAACATTGGCATACAGCACCCGTCGTTTGAATAAACGCAGTGCAGACCTGCAAAAAAAGTTTactatttcagtcattttacgaATTTAGGTCTTAAAATATCAAATCTTAAGTaacttgacaaaaaaaaaaagttcatacTGCATACATGAAATAACACTCTTCATAATCTTCCAACATTCGCTTAAGCAGTGGAGGCTGCAGTTGAGgcttttcttcatcatcatcagtaAGAAAAAGGTGCCGACCTGTTCTCCTAAATATCCAATGAATAACATAACTTGCAGCTTTCTCAAAAGCAGTTACCCCAAAAAGAAATGGTACCTGTaaacaaacattttattattacataCATAAACCAACAACTGCTAAAATCTATAGAATAAAAAACAGGAGCAGAACTGGTGAGGATCCAATGTAGAAgagattttaatattaaaacactattttaagtttaaataaagttaaaggCTCAAATCTCACTGCTAACAAGTAattttttgataataaaaaataaaataaatataaaaccgGTTTCTGCAAGTTCAATAGGTTTATAACCAATTCAATGAAATCcatgtttaatatatattattgaacTAGAGAAGCCACTGGTTAAACCAATTCGGCTTTTCATTCACTGCTAAAATCCTTGACATACCAACACTGGTGAGAGATAATATGCTGTATAACACACAAAGTATGCCATACTCTATATGCTTTGTTTTACAATCGGCAAAACATAAGATACAATCAACAAAGTACAACAGCAAACACAAAGTCATAAACCAAATCTATTCCAGACCAAAAACAACCAAATTAGAGAACACACTCTGAAACATAATGAAAGCTGGAAATGTTGAATAACTCCTTCACAGTGATCTTTGTGTGTGACTAAGCATGTGCAGAACACACACACAGAGAGAGAAAAATAGCGTGTTTTAGCTATTACATTCATCTATGCATGTTAAGACAAAGAAGCTACCTGCTTATTGCCCCTTGAACCAAGATGAGGTGTCGCAACAGTTATAAAGTTAATAGCCTCTAGGCCACCAATTGTAGCCCTTGGTTCTTCCTTGCATCCATTACCGGATATATCATCTTTAACTTCTTCCTTAGGTGGTCTATAGAGTTTCCCAATCGCATATCTAGCCACTAGTCCTCCCACAGAATGTGCAACAAAAGAGATCTTACTTAGATTAGGCTTTTCTTGAATAACATCAAGGACCTAGCATTGAAACATTTTTGTTGATAGCAAATAAGATTATGTAATTGATAATCTTATATTAGAACAGATAAATTTCattgattttgagttttgacAACTTAAATAGGGTATTATTAACAAAGTGCGCTAACCTCATTTGCCAACCGTTCACCCATTACATCCACACCATCTAAAGTAAGCTTAGCCATATTCCGTTCACTGCCTGCAGAACAAGTTAATCATCCAAGTAAAATCAAGCAGACATACTGTATCCAGAAACTTAAACATCAACATTGCTGGCCTTACAAACTAAACACTCAACAGCTTACTAAAAAGTAAAAGTCTTGTTTAAAAGGAGATTTTGAGCAATGCAGAAAATCAACTCAATGGTTTTTGATACCACTATGAATGAATTGATGGTTCCAACATCCCCTACATTCTAAAGAAGATATGAACAACTAACAAACATACAAGAGAAGCAGCAAGCGCTGTTTTCTCTGAAAAAGGATGCCCAAAAATGTTACTTACAATGGACAAATACTTTATCGGGTAGCCTTCTAACAAATTGCTCTGCTCCATACTTCCAATTTGAAGAACTGCACAAGCAAGCATACAACCAATGCCGGAACCAATTTCAGGAgaatttgtaataatattaatattcgATAATACTCCGTAAATAGAAATTATAACACGATTTAACACAAGGGAATCGAAAATTTCCATGTGAATTGGAAATGATGCAATGAATGATCATGCtacaacagaagaacaaaagaaaattttcaattcaaattcaacattgatagAGCTAATCCAAGAATCAGATCATAATTTAACATCATAATTTAACAACTTCAAATTAAACCGAGCATAAAATATGGCTACaactaagaaagaaaaaaaattaacagtagaagataaataaatcaaaacaaatccAATTGAAAAAACATCTCAATGTTCtgttaaaggaaaaaaaaaaaaccagaccTGCCGAGGATTCCATGGACCATGATAACAAGATGATCAgctgatgaagaaaaagaatctTTACAGCTCCAAACATCGCGACTCCCATTCACCGACTCCGACGAACAAACTTCATCGGTGGCGACGTCGTTTTGCATCCTCAATAACTTGAAATccttgaattatatatattcttagtGATGTTCAGTAAACTAGCAATAACAAGAAGTTAATTcgaatttgaattgaaacttAGTTCGGAGATGATCCAAGATTGTcgacaaaatattaataaaaaggaaGGAGAAAGCGCGAGAAAAACAAGGGTAAGAATTTGTTGgaactttgaaaataaataaataaatgagggATAGGAAAAACCTGAAAGCGAAGGAAACGGAGTCAGGGAAGACGTGGCGAGGAGAGCCTACAAACGGAAACTCTATGCATGGTCAAATTTACATATGCTCCTtatattttccctttttgtgCATCCTCTACTGTTATTTAGCTTAATTGGTCCtgtatttttgaaatgttaatttttagtcCAAATGTACACGAAACAGTTCCCCTGTTGAGATTAATCtctggtttaatttttttaaaatatatttttcacagACTCTTTTCCTTCTCCAATGAAAAGCTATTGAAAAGATAAGTAAATAATGATGGGTGAGAGTTGAGTTTAGTCAATCTATActtttttggtttaataattgaattttatattttttaatttggtacttaattttttaatttaatacaaattactTCAATAtactataatatttatttttataagataataaaataataaatgtatgATTCACATGTGGAAGATGAcatgaaatttctttttgtattttaaatattcaattactttttatttattttattt includes the following:
- the LOC105788585 gene encoding lipid droplet phospholipase 1, giving the protein MQNDVATDEVCSSESVNGSRDVWSCKDSFSSSADHLVIMVHGILGSSSNWKYGAEQFVRRLPDKVFVHCSERNMAKLTLDGVDVMGERLANEVLDVIQEKPNLSKISFVAHSVGGLVARYAIGKLYRPPKEEVKDDISGNGCKEEPRATIGGLEAINFITVATPHLGSRGNKQVPFLFGVTAFEKAASYVIHWIFRRTGRHLFLTDDDEEKPQLQPPLLKRMLEDYEECYFMSALRLFKRRVLYANVGYDHIVGWRTSSIRRESELPKWGESLNEKYPHIVYEEHCKACDSEQYETISTEDDGSSDKLEEELVRGLSRVSWEKVDVSFHNSRLRFAAHSVIQVKDEFMHTEGADVIQHLIDHFHT